CGAGGCTGACGATTTGCTCGCCGTGATTGCCCACGGCACCGCGAACCTGTGTCGACAGCCCGGCGTCGTCGAACCGCGAGACGAGTTCCCGGACGGTTGTGTGGCGGTCGGCGACCTCGTCGGGGTCGGCTTCGCCGGTCGATTCGAATTCGAGCCTGTCGACGACGCCGTCGTACTGGTCGTCGGTGAATACGTGTGCGACGATGACTGTCGCGCCGGCCGGGCTCGCGATATCGAGCACGGCGTCGGCGAGTTCGTCGATTCGGTCGGCGTCGTTTGGTCCAACTGCAAGAAGAACAGTTTCGAGTGCCATACCGGCTACTCCGGGGGAAGACGCCTAAATCCTTCGATGGGTACTACTTTTGTAGTAAGTCGTTCGCACGATGCCGCACCCAGTGTCGCTCAGTGCCTCACCCGGTGTTTTTCATCCCGGCCGCGATACCTTGGACGGTCAGCCGCAGCGTCCGGCGCTCGGTATCGGTTCGGTGGGACTGCTTGAGCAGGCGGACCTGCAACAGGTTCAGCGGGTCGACGTAGGGGTTCCGGCGCTCGAGGTTCTCCTGCAGCCACTCACGCGAGAGCAGGCCGTCCTGCCCGGTGATTTCGAGCACCTTCTCGACGGTGTCCTCGTACTCCTCGACGATACGCGGGTAGATGCGCTCGCGGAGTTCGGGGTCGGCCAGGTCGGCGTACTCCTCGGCGATTTCGAGGTCAGTACGGGCGAGCGCCAGCGACGCGTTGTCGAGCTTCGTCCGGAAGAACGGCCAGTTCTCGTACATCTCCTGTAGCGTTTCCATGTCGCCGCCGTTTTCGAGGTAGGCGTCCAGTCCGGTCGCGATAGAGTACCAGCCGGGGATGATACATCGGGCCTGCGTCCAGGAGAACACCCACGGGATGGCCCGGAGATCCTCGACACTGCGGTCCTCGCTTCGGGAGGCCGGCCGCGAGCCCATGTTGAGGTTCTCGATGACGGTGATCGGCGTCGCCTGCTCGAAGAACTCGACGAAGCCGTCCGTTTCGAGCAGGTCCTG
The genomic region above belongs to Haloarcula hispanica ATCC 33960 and contains:
- a CDS encoding universal stress protein, with the protein product MALETVLLAVGPNDADRIDELADAVLDIASPAGATVIVAHVFTDDQYDGVVDRLEFESTGEADPDEVADRHTTVRELVSRFDDAGLSTQVRGAVGNHGEQIVSLAEVTDSDLVVVGGRKRSPTGKAVFGSTAQEVMLNAPCPVTFVRGED